In Streptomyces alboniger, the following are encoded in one genomic region:
- a CDS encoding DsbA family protein produces the protein MDEQAPAGVRVDFWFDPVCPYTWITSRWLREVERVRDIAVRWRVMSLAVLNEGRDVDPEDPEGLYGEYMKAPGRVCAAVRERHGNAALGRYLDALGVRLHERQDWSGMTAALAEAGLPADLESVAMTTEYDAVVRASHEEAVALVGEDVGTPVLAVEVAGALFGPVVSPAPRGEAAGRLWDGVVLMSGVECFHEFKRPYGSPDFG, from the coding sequence ATGGACGAGCAAGCCCCCGCCGGAGTGCGCGTCGACTTCTGGTTCGACCCCGTCTGCCCGTACACGTGGATCACCTCGCGGTGGCTCCGCGAGGTGGAGCGGGTGCGGGACATCGCCGTGCGGTGGCGGGTGATGAGCCTGGCGGTCCTGAACGAGGGCCGGGACGTCGACCCGGAGGACCCCGAGGGGCTGTACGGGGAGTACATGAAGGCGCCCGGCCGGGTCTGCGCCGCGGTGCGCGAGCGGCACGGCAACGCGGCCCTCGGACGGTACCTCGACGCCCTCGGGGTCCGGCTCCACGAGCGGCAGGACTGGTCGGGCATGACGGCCGCGCTCGCCGAGGCGGGGCTCCCCGCGGACCTGGAGTCCGTGGCGATGACCACGGAGTACGACGCGGTGGTGCGGGCCTCGCACGAGGAGGCCGTGGCGCTGGTGGGCGAGGACGTCGGTACGCCGGTGCTCGCCGTCGAGGTGGCGGGGGCGCTGTTCGGCCCCGTCGTGTCCCCGGCTCCCAGGGGCGAGGCGGCCGGGCGGCTGTGGGACGGGGTGGTGCTGATGTCCGGGGTGGAGTGCTTCCACGAGTTCAAGCGGCCCTACGGATCCCCGGACTTCGGCTGA